From a region of the Arachis ipaensis cultivar K30076 chromosome B09, Araip1.1, whole genome shotgun sequence genome:
- the LOC107616012 gene encoding uncharacterized protein LOC107616012 yields the protein MVFMVDNNIRLRVKNLGTAFRTLFSALPLFHDRHAAGSDPNPDQNSRIWPLVEDAAILLRCCMVSLTLLHSDQKFLVDKTRFLHRALHAFVSVHVANCRLRFRNFVSGADVELSDSCRLFLCALLEVFADELLRHQTLRSYLMLVDSVSSMGEKLFVHNSMHHDFASVLLVIAVHFNLSVSNENAFENFVSRLFLHCDKDSRFPGLSPAPAISLLC from the exons ATGGTTTTCATGGTTGATAATAATATTAGATTGCGGGTTAAAAATCTCGGCACCGCATTCCGAACTCTCTTCTCTGCCCTCCCTCTCTTCCATGACCGACACGCTGCCGGGTCAGATCCGAATCCGGATCAGAATTCACGGATTTGGCCGCTTGTTGAAGATGCTGCTATCCTTCTTCGCTGCTGCATGGTTTCTCTGACACTCCTTCACTCCGACCAGAAGTTCCTCGTCGACAAGACGCGTTTTCTCCACCGTGCACTCCACGCCTTCGTCTCCGTCCACGTCGCCAATTGCCGCCTGCGCTTCCGGAACTTCGTCTCAGGTGCTGACGTGGAACTATCCGATTCTTGCCGTCTGTTTCTGTGTGCGCTGCTAGAG GTTTTTGCAGATGAGCTTCTAAGACATCAAACTTTAAGAAGCTATCTCATGCTTGTCGATTCAGTATCTTCCATGGGTGAAAAGCTTTTTGTGCACAATTCCATGCATCATGATTTTGCAAGTGTTCTGTTGGTGATAGCTGTCCATTTTAATCTGTCAGTTTCTAATGAGAATGCTTTTGAGAATTTTGTCAGTAGATTATTTTTGCATTGTGACAAGGATTCTCGATTTCCTGGACTTAGCCCTGCACCTGCCATATCATTGCTTTGCTGA